The following coding sequences are from one Ornithodoros turicata isolate Travis chromosome 1, ASM3712646v1, whole genome shotgun sequence window:
- the LOC135377275 gene encoding BRISC complex subunit Abraxas 2-like, with amino-acid sequence MAAVTVTMSGALLASLIYENTNNSGDQEGFLLGEVTSRITDTISDSQLHGETEETNLKICSMLPCGQYQLYDKQCCLNQEKVASVLARREVVGWYRFRRQSALQVSLREQAIHQRLSQWVTQSDLFLLALFRAATSPNGATHSMDHVFLLGAGEKRYRAVPLQLVNLAASHTDYHLYPGSAASIHQGAFSQLLASATQTWTAGPVLQLHSQLQGTLQMLQDQVAESEAQVAASAKEVAQLRQGKISELV; translated from the exons ATGGCTGCGGTAACTGTCACAATGAGTGGAGCTCTGCTCGCCAGTCTCATTTATGAGAACACGAATAACTCCGGAGATCAG GAAGGATTTTTGCTGGGAGAAGTGACAAGTCGCATTACAGATACCATCAGTGATTCGCAACTGCACGGCGAAACTGAAGAAACCAATTTGA AAATCTGTTCCATGCTTCCGTGCGGCCAGTACCAGCTGTACGACAAGCAGTGCTGTTTGAACCAAGAGAAGGTGGCCTCCGTTTTAGCACGCAGG GAAGTGGTCGGCTGGTATCGATTTCGTCGTCAGTCTGCACTTCAAGTGTCCCTACGTGAGCAAGCGATCCACCAGCGGCTTTCCCAGTGGGTGACCCAAAGTGATCTCTTCCTTCTGGCCCTGTTCCGTGCTGCCACATCCCCAAATGGTGCCACCCACTCCATGGATCACGTCTTTCTCTTGGG GGCTGGAGAGAAACGCTACCGTGCTGTGCCCCTGCAGTTGGTCAACCTGGCTGCCAGCCACACAGATTATCACCTCTACCCAGGCTCAGCGGCTAGTATTCACCAGGGAGCCTTTTCGCAGCTTCTTGCCTCCGCAACTCA GACCTGGACAGCAGGGCCTGTATTGCAACTTCACAGCCAACTGCAAGGCACACTGCAGATGTTGCAGGACCAGGTAGCGGAGTCCGAAGCCCAGGTGGCCGCGTCAGCCAAAGAGGTGGCCCAGTTGCGACAGGGCAAGATATCG GAACTTGTTTGA